The sequence TTGGGCCAAGGAAAACTGGGAGCAAGTCAGGGATGCGCAATGTAAATTCGACGCGAGATAGCGTCTGGCATGGCATCAGCCACCGAGTCGACGTATTCTCGTTGGCTATCGCCTTTCTGACCGACAACTAGGCGAATGTGCATATCGTCCTGGATAGCGGTGCAAGCGTCCATGTTGGCACGCAATATCAGAGTGCGGCAATATCCACACAAGCGTGTCTTTACTGGATCGCTTGCGCTTGCCCGTTGAACGACCGCTTCACTTTTGAGAGCTGCCGATGTTCCCACAGCGCTCTGAATGACGGCAACGGGTCGATGGACGGTCCGTCGCCACAGGCGTCGTTTGGCTTATCAAGGAGGTGGCCCGTGGGACCATGTCCGGCCACAGCGCGGCGCTCGACTGTGTCCTCGGCTGGACGTTCACACATCAACTCAGCTTCGCAACCGGACATCCGCGCATCAAGATGTACGCTCCTTCACCGACCATATCCGACAAGCGTGAATGAGTCTTCGCGGCCGAGGCTGTGTGAAAACGACCTTATCGCCTAAACTGAATTAACGCGTTGAGACCGGGTGACTCATGAAGCGATTCGTTGAAGGCGATGACCGCAAGCAGGTCGCATTACTTCCCGAATGCGTCGATGACTACATCGAACAGGACAACCCGGTCAGGATCATAGACGTCTTCGTCGATGAACTGGATCTTGCGGAACTCGGCTTCAACGGCGCCACGCCGGCCACCACAGGTCGCCCCTCGTATCATCCGGGCGTGATGCTCAAGCTCTACATCTACGGCTATCTGAACCGTGTACCTTCAAGCCGGCGTCTTGAGCGCGAATGTCAGCGCAATGTCGAGATGATGTGGTTGACAGGTCGGCTGGCACCTGACTTCAAGACGATTGCCGACTTTCGCCGTGATAACGGTGCGGCTATTCGCAACGTCTGCAAGCGCTTCGTCGAATTGTGTCGCGGGATGAAGTTGCTGACCAGTGACACCGTGGCCATCGACGGCAGCAAGTTCAAGGCAGTGAACAGTCGGGACAGGAATTACACGGCGGGCAAGATCGATAAGCGCCAGCAGCAGATCGAGGAAAGCGTACAGCGATATCTCGACGCGATTGAAACCGCGGACCGGATCAATCCGACGGGCTTCGATGTGAAGACCGTAGACCTGTACGGGAAGATCGCCCGTTTGCGTCAGCAGATGCGCGAACTCGAACAGATCAGAAAGGAGTTGAAGAAGCAGCCGGACCAGCAACTGTCGCTCACAGATCCGGATTCCCGCTCCATGACCAGTAGTGGCAAAGGGACCGGAACGGTGGGCTACAACGTGCAGGCGGCTGTAGACACAAAGCATCACCTGATCGTTGAACACGAGGTGACGAATGTCGGAAACGATCGCGGAC is a genomic window of Paraburkholderia bryophila containing:
- a CDS encoding IS1182 family transposase, encoding MKRFVEGDDRKQVALLPECVDDYIEQDNPVRIIDVFVDELDLAELGFNGATPATTGRPSYHPGVMLKLYIYGYLNRVPSSRRLERECQRNVEMMWLTGRLAPDFKTIADFRRDNGAAIRNVCKRFVELCRGMKLLTSDTVAIDGSKFKAVNSRDRNYTAGKIDKRQQQIEESVQRYLDAIETADRINPTGFDVKTVDLYGKIARLRQQMRELEQIRKELKKQPDQQLSLTDPDSRSMTSSGKGTGTVGYNVQAAVDTKHHLIVEHEVTNVGNDRGQLSRMGVSASKAMGRTGLKVLADRGYYSGPEIRACEQAGITAYVPKPLTSGSRKKGLFTKRDFIYAKKDDEYRCPAGERAIRRFTTVEHGMNLQVYWPSACPECHLKERCSTSAYRRIRRWEHEHVLEAMQRRLERKSDAMTIRRSTVEHVFGTLKHWMGSTHFLTRTLARVSTEMSLQVLAYNIRRAINILGVERTMKAMKIAGS